From Candidatus Binatia bacterium, the proteins below share one genomic window:
- the pglZ gene encoding BREX-2 system phosphatase PglZ, with the protein MTALTAASLRPLVEEILRKGTGARVIGIRSQDAWSGAPTLHAKGVEWEVATCPSALAVRERLSRRRNGAPPLIFLTPLSEPELGEDVLARLARRRLFNADGWVLVFGLFAARDMDPRLAQERWMAEALLAAAPPGGYPPVASGILDRVTAWRTVLSRHLGLETGQPDATALLEWSMVPGNVARYVAAQPGLRTGLRGWVEQTAGAVGVAVLDCCDAGFGAEALPVGLVCGVVHHPAAAHEVELARASVRLDRYANGQTIAPEVGRRWADEAKRIVGKLLQQQGPHAASPWLQRADAVLDDVQARPFAHLSDVLLSGFAARLERYGRCLSPGIAAPGSSALADLCALASDVREHQQAPRQSDRVRQVDMSLRLARWLLVAAGAGEAPDSLVDAAIAYAREGAFVDWARGALRGGDSVAALGAAYDRLLAAVTERREQQSRCFGELFASWSAAGSTPGPAILIERVLDRVLVPLARTTPVLLLVVDGMSCAVFRELADDLTRLGWTPLAPTAQDEAWSDRSLASPVVIAAFPTVTEVCRTSLLCGNLTSGGDTVEKRGLAEHRRLLEVSKVHHPPVLFHKAELTDAGGSDLSPDVRGEIASTDRRVVGVVLNAVDDHLAKSEQLRIRWTADAIHLLHALLYEAQAAGRAIVLASDHGHVHEVGGELRKADQGQRWRVDDGTRQDDEVVVAGPRVDRAKGPRVIAPWSERVRYGAKKNGYHGGASPQEVVVPLAVLAPASVSIDGWNPIPLRYPAWWTDDVVVPAPPAKRQPPRKRTTDAGQGKLFEPPPTKHGGPGWIDALFGSEVFMSQRAAASRAAVPDDTIRELLAALDDRGGKLTRAALVQRLGLPAVRVHGIVAAMRRLLNVDGYDILSVDDTSDTVALDVEMLRVQFELA; encoded by the coding sequence GGTGGAGGAAATCCTCCGGAAGGGCACGGGTGCCCGCGTCATCGGTATCCGCTCCCAGGATGCGTGGAGCGGGGCGCCGACCCTGCACGCGAAGGGGGTGGAGTGGGAAGTTGCGACGTGTCCGTCCGCCCTCGCCGTTCGGGAGCGGTTGAGCCGACGCAGAAACGGCGCGCCTCCGCTGATCTTCCTTACGCCCCTTTCCGAGCCCGAGCTCGGCGAGGACGTGCTGGCGCGTCTCGCCCGTCGCCGACTCTTCAACGCCGATGGATGGGTCCTCGTCTTCGGGCTCTTCGCCGCGCGCGATATGGATCCACGACTCGCCCAGGAGCGTTGGATGGCCGAGGCTTTGTTGGCCGCCGCACCCCCGGGCGGCTACCCACCCGTGGCGAGCGGTATTCTCGACCGGGTGACGGCCTGGCGCACGGTGCTGTCTCGCCATCTTGGACTCGAGACCGGTCAGCCCGACGCAACCGCGCTGCTGGAATGGAGCATGGTTCCGGGAAACGTCGCGCGGTACGTGGCAGCGCAGCCGGGGCTCCGTACCGGACTGCGCGGTTGGGTCGAGCAAACTGCCGGCGCGGTCGGGGTGGCGGTGCTCGATTGCTGCGATGCGGGCTTCGGCGCCGAGGCGCTTCCCGTTGGGCTCGTCTGCGGCGTTGTGCATCATCCCGCCGCGGCCCATGAGGTGGAGCTGGCACGCGCCAGTGTGCGGCTCGACCGCTACGCAAACGGTCAGACTATCGCACCCGAGGTCGGCCGCCGGTGGGCCGACGAAGCGAAACGCATCGTCGGCAAGCTCCTCCAGCAGCAGGGGCCGCACGCGGCGAGCCCCTGGCTCCAGCGTGCCGACGCCGTTCTCGACGACGTCCAGGCCCGACCGTTCGCACATCTCAGTGACGTGCTGCTGTCCGGCTTCGCGGCGCGCCTCGAACGTTACGGCCGCTGCCTGTCGCCGGGCATCGCCGCGCCGGGAAGCAGCGCATTGGCCGACTTGTGCGCCCTGGCCAGTGACGTTCGGGAGCATCAGCAGGCGCCGCGGCAATCCGACCGGGTGCGACAGGTCGACATGTCGCTTCGCCTGGCGCGCTGGCTGTTGGTGGCTGCAGGGGCGGGCGAGGCGCCGGACTCGCTGGTCGATGCGGCCATCGCCTATGCTCGCGAGGGCGCGTTCGTCGACTGGGCCCGCGGCGCGTTGCGTGGTGGCGATTCGGTCGCGGCGCTGGGTGCCGCGTACGATCGCCTGTTGGCGGCCGTTACGGAACGGCGCGAGCAGCAGAGCCGGTGCTTCGGCGAGCTGTTTGCCTCGTGGAGTGCTGCCGGCTCGACGCCGGGTCCCGCGATTCTCATCGAACGCGTGCTCGACCGGGTGCTGGTCCCGCTGGCGCGGACGACCCCGGTCCTGCTCCTCGTCGTCGACGGCATGAGCTGTGCCGTCTTTCGCGAGCTTGCCGACGATCTGACGCGGCTCGGGTGGACCCCCCTGGCTCCGACCGCGCAGGACGAGGCGTGGAGCGACCGCTCGCTCGCCAGTCCCGTGGTGATCGCTGCCTTCCCGACGGTGACCGAGGTGTGCCGGACGAGCCTCCTGTGCGGCAATCTGACGTCCGGTGGCGACACCGTCGAGAAACGGGGCCTCGCCGAGCACCGCCGGCTTCTGGAGGTGTCCAAGGTCCACCATCCGCCCGTGCTGTTCCACAAGGCGGAGCTTACGGATGCTGGCGGTTCGGACTTGAGCCCGGACGTTCGCGGAGAGATCGCCTCGACGGATCGTCGAGTCGTCGGTGTCGTGCTCAACGCCGTCGACGATCACCTCGCGAAATCGGAGCAGTTGCGCATTCGCTGGACGGCCGATGCCATTCACCTCCTGCACGCCCTGCTCTACGAGGCGCAGGCTGCCGGGCGGGCCATTGTGCTGGCGAGCGACCACGGACACGTGCACGAGGTTGGCGGCGAGCTGCGCAAGGCCGACCAGGGCCAACGCTGGCGCGTCGACGACGGTACCAGACAGGACGACGAGGTCGTGGTCGCTGGCCCGCGGGTCGACCGTGCCAAGGGCCCACGCGTCATCGCACCGTGGAGCGAACGGGTTCGCTACGGCGCGAAGAAGAACGGCTACCACGGCGGCGCCTCGCCGCAGGAGGTGGTCGTGCCGTTGGCAGTGCTGGCCCCGGCCAGCGTGAGTATCGACGGCTGGAACCCGATCCCCCTGCGCTACCCGGCGTGGTGGACGGACGACGTCGTCGTGCCGGCACCACCCGCGAAACGTCAGCCGCCACGGAAGCGCACGACAGACGCAGGTCAGGGCAAGCTGTTCGAACCGCCGCCGACAAAGCACGGCGGTCCGGGATGGATCGACGCGCTGTTCGGCTCGGAGGTGTTCATGAGTCAGCGCGCCGCGGCCAGCCGAGCCGCGGTACCCGACGACACGATTCGCGAGTTGCTGGCCGCGCTAGACGATCGCGGCGGCAAGCTGACGCGCGCTGCCTTGGTGCAACGACTGGGCCTGCCAGCGGTGCGTGTTCACGGGATCGTCGCCGCGATGCGCCGCCTCCTGAACGTCGACGGCTACGATATCCTGTCGGTCGATGACACGTCCGACACCGTCGCCCTCGACGTCGAAATGTTGAGGGTCCAGTTCGAGTTGGCGTGA
- a CDS encoding GIY-YIG nuclease family protein, whose protein sequence is MRSFYAYMLRCSDGSFYVGHTDDLARRVAEHEIGAVGGYTASRRPVELVWSDEFQAREEALAAELRIKGWNRAKKESLLHGDWDRLRLAAKKQDWGAYRERRSRS, encoded by the coding sequence ATGAGGTCGTTCTACGCTTACATGTTGCGGTGTTCCGACGGATCCTTCTACGTCGGGCACACCGATGACCTGGCGCGACGCGTAGCAGAGCACGAGATTGGAGCGGTTGGCGGGTATACGGCGTCGCGGCGGCCGGTCGAGTTGGTGTGGTCTGACGAGTTCCAAGCGCGAGAGGAAGCCCTTGCCGCCGAGTTGCGCATCAAGGGGTGGAACCGAGCAAAGAAAGAGTCGCTGCTGCACGGCGATTGGGATCGCCTGCGCCTTGCCGCCAAGAAACAAGACTGGGGTGCGTACCGAGAGCGGCGATCCCGGTCGTGA